A section of the Bifidobacterium sp. ESL0728 genome encodes:
- a CDS encoding toll/interleukin-1 receptor domain-containing protein — protein sequence MMNNAEDEHRSLQVFLSYSHRDDTLGLLTTLVQTAIDQYNADAAESNSLTFDLFIDNTGISSGDHWDQVIDQELDVTDIFLPCITLSYCLSENCAKEFTYFQQVRHQDEGAHCCIPLFLQDIPQEFASLATFNGEVFTEAKAINGVEVSALLNQRAIGRDELEKLIVSKLVYALDQAVQNLSAQKVAPSDGDSGDERSPEQWKEDMFIERRGDMLVEQKGDVAIDLTTSVGMKSSVANVHSIVTMNKPAPCVIFNAVIDDSSGVEERGFALIRDVTERGEAGCVANAGEYGKVCTAFKDHVYMVKAFVRNNIAANRGLTMRNVRITTAWNAKATAGLKSQVRAQSDNFDKNGKGEEGLSGGVWDEACLMAEDGYQLQTSFVPGSARYFSNAGPEEGIELSNDITGASGTPLHYEQMNDEIPKSTEYSGYVSFLVRVVDIAPAFSCVAWVRHAGEKKWHHVVNAQPGDRLQLRLDYHNTGTIVQKDVIAREYLPKELVYQRQTTRQCTCNHLDGYLINDDRWIEKGLNLGSYLPDGNTTLLFDVVVVDGIEGDDKGNHNIDTVGLLITAGRTKMASRMISVSCKPKPEA from the coding sequence ATGATGAACAATGCTGAAGACGAGCACCGTTCGTTGCAGGTCTTTTTAAGCTATTCTCATCGCGATGACACATTGGGGCTTTTGACAACCTTAGTGCAGACGGCTATCGACCAATACAACGCCGACGCTGCGGAATCGAACAGTCTGACTTTTGACCTGTTTATCGACAATACGGGTATCTCCAGTGGAGACCATTGGGATCAGGTCATCGATCAGGAGCTTGATGTGACCGACATCTTCCTGCCGTGTATCACTCTTAGTTACTGTCTGAGCGAGAACTGCGCCAAGGAATTCACCTATTTCCAACAGGTTCGTCATCAGGATGAAGGAGCCCACTGCTGTATTCCGCTGTTCTTACAGGACATCCCGCAGGAGTTTGCATCGCTCGCAACGTTTAACGGAGAGGTGTTTACTGAAGCCAAAGCAATCAATGGCGTTGAAGTGTCTGCACTGCTTAACCAACGTGCTATTGGGCGTGACGAGCTTGAGAAGCTTATAGTTTCTAAGCTTGTGTACGCTTTGGACCAAGCGGTGCAAAATCTTTCCGCACAGAAGGTGGCGCCGTCAGACGGTGATTCCGGTGATGAAAGAAGCCCGGAACAGTGGAAGGAGGATATGTTTATTGAGCGGAGAGGAGATATGCTTGTTGAGCAGAAAGGGGATGTGGCTATTGACCTGACGACTTCTGTTGGGATGAAGTCCTCTGTTGCTAATGTACATTCCATCGTTACTATGAACAAGCCTGCCCCTTGTGTGATATTCAATGCCGTTATCGATGACTCCAGCGGGGTTGAAGAGCGCGGATTTGCCTTGATTAGGGATGTGACAGAGCGGGGGGAAGCCGGCTGCGTTGCTAATGCTGGCGAATATGGCAAGGTCTGTACCGCGTTCAAGGACCATGTGTATATGGTCAAAGCTTTTGTCCGCAACAACATCGCGGCGAACCGTGGACTCACAATGCGCAATGTGCGGATCACGACGGCATGGAACGCGAAGGCCACTGCGGGTCTTAAATCACAGGTACGAGCCCAGTCCGACAATTTTGATAAAAACGGCAAGGGTGAGGAGGGGCTGTCCGGCGGGGTCTGGGATGAGGCATGTCTTATGGCGGAGGATGGGTATCAACTGCAAACGAGCTTTGTTCCCGGATCAGCACGCTACTTCAGTAACGCCGGCCCAGAAGAAGGGATCGAACTGTCCAATGACATAACGGGTGCGTCGGGCACGCCCTTACACTATGAGCAGATGAACGATGAGATTCCTAAATCTACGGAGTATTCCGGTTATGTTTCCTTCCTCGTGCGGGTTGTCGATATCGCCCCGGCGTTTTCCTGCGTTGCATGGGTCCGACATGCCGGGGAAAAGAAATGGCATCATGTGGTCAATGCCCAGCCGGGTGATCGACTGCAGTTGAGGCTGGACTATCACAATACCGGCACGATTGTGCAGAAGGATGTTATTGCGCGCGAATATCTTCCGAAGGAGCTTGTCTACCAGCGACAGACGACCCGACAGTGCACCTGCAATCATCTAGATGGCTACCTTATAAATGATGATCGATGGATTGAGAAAGGTCTGAATCTTGGGAGTTACCTCCCAGATGGGAATACCACTCTCCTCTTCGATGTGGTGGTTGTAGACGGAATCGAGGGGGACGATAAAGGAAATCATAACATCGACACTGTGGGTCTCTTGATAACGGCAGGTCGAACGAAGATGGCCTCCCGAATGATTTCTGTTTCTTGTAAACCGAAGCCGGAGGCGTAA
- a CDS encoding caspase family protein has translation MSREALYIGINHYDSEKWPLLSYCENDARSIAELLYDSDGGYDWSSPEKSLLLGSSARESRMLDQVKALFADADGNDILFYFSGHADKLKRHDLLLASVEDDPDKDDERHGLRFSDLMKIIKQHPQVNTVTVILDCCHAGSIKNIDVPRNVVVLAAARENQQAAELGDHGIFTASLLAGLQGGSADIFGNVTAVSLYADASMAITSRGARQQPVLKACLDKIIVLRHTQTGISRKQLRLLYTATDPRPEKQGCRIFSRADKKFHPYPEMEKSTASEGKMRTGQERPDELTPSMKLMEDFKIWRDAHLVNIDADDGNHDLYWACIKGGTISLTLRGQYYWNLAAKGLI, from the coding sequence ATGTCCAGAGAAGCGCTGTACATAGGCATAAACCACTATGACTCCGAAAAGTGGCCGTTACTGAGCTATTGCGAAAACGACGCTCGCTCGATAGCCGAATTGCTATACGATTCCGATGGCGGATACGATTGGAGTTCGCCGGAAAAATCACTATTGCTAGGTTCCTCTGCCCGAGAGTCAAGAATGCTCGATCAGGTCAAGGCCCTGTTCGCCGACGCCGATGGCAATGACATCCTCTTTTATTTCTCAGGTCACGCGGACAAATTGAAAAGACACGACTTGCTGCTCGCCAGCGTCGAAGACGATCCCGACAAGGATGACGAACGCCACGGCCTGCGCTTTTCCGATCTGATGAAAATCATCAAACAACATCCACAGGTCAACACGGTCACCGTCATTCTTGATTGCTGCCATGCCGGATCGATCAAAAACATCGACGTGCCACGAAACGTCGTCGTGCTGGCTGCGGCCCGCGAAAACCAGCAGGCGGCCGAACTGGGCGACCACGGCATATTCACCGCCAGTCTACTGGCCGGGCTGCAGGGCGGGAGCGCGGATATTTTCGGCAACGTCACGGCGGTCTCCCTCTACGCCGACGCCAGTATGGCGATCACCTCGCGTGGGGCACGTCAGCAACCGGTGCTCAAGGCGTGTCTCGACAAAATCATCGTCTTAAGGCATACACAGACCGGAATAAGCCGCAAGCAATTGCGTCTGCTCTACACGGCAACGGATCCGAGACCTGAGAAGCAAGGATGCCGAATTTTCAGCCGAGCCGACAAGAAATTCCATCCCTATCCTGAAATGGAAAAATCGACGGCATCCGAAGGCAAAATGCGCACTGGGCAGGAACGACCGGACGAACTGACCCCCTCCATGAAGCTGATGGAGGATTTCAAGATATGGCGCGATGCGCATCTCGTCAACATCGACGCCGACGACGGCAACCACGATTTGTATTGGGCCTGCATAAAGGGCGGAACGATTTCGCTGACGCTGCGCGGACAATATTATTGGAATCTGGCGGCCAAAGGACTCATCTAA